From a region of the Rhinatrema bivittatum chromosome 15, aRhiBiv1.1, whole genome shotgun sequence genome:
- the LOC115077075 gene encoding uncharacterized protein LOC115077075 isoform X2, whose translation MTCNAPLPLLCLLALIYILNGWTAASGKLIKVYGIPNGSAVFRLEKRNLENSSVTWRKGNKALSCHPDLAPQCKILDDGALLLLEKLSWGDEGNYTAEVLGYQSNDTENDTREFLLKLLENIPEPSPTIEVTCLGDGRRILSCERGMKGHAHWALDGRNLTEAEVSLKDNGSKLFICQVQNPIRSGDGSAIVLNCADADESLWSLYHLITLGSAGGVLLLAVTIAVITSCCCCYMKKQRYSPVHQEENGMELVPVSKKPSKEPTSQDEVLAEDARLVCLIKDTEQAGPDPSQVTSEERKDRHAKVSIEN comes from the exons GCTGGACAGCTGCTTCTGGGAAGCTGATCAAGGTATACGGGATCCCTAACGGGTCAGCTGTCTTCCGTCTGGAAAAGCGGAACCTGGAGAATTCTTCAGTCACCTGGAGAAAGGGAAACAAGGCCCTGAGCTGCCACCCTGACCTCGCCCCACAGTGCAAGATCTTGGATGATGGGGCTCTGCTGCTGCTAGAGAAGCTGTCCTGGGGAGATGAAGGGAATTACACAGCCGAGGTCCTTGGTTACCAGAGCAATGACACCGAGAACGACACCAGGGAGTTCCTGCTGAAGCTGCTCG AAAATATTCCAGAACCAAGCCCCACGATTGAAGTCACCTGCCTTGGAGATGGCAGAAGAATTTTATCCTGTGAAAGAGGCATGAAGGGCCATGCCCACTGGGCCCTGGACGGAAGAAATCTAACGGAGGCAGAAGTCTCCTTAAAAGACAATGGAAGCAAGCTTTTCATCTGCCAGGTCCAAAACCCCATCCGGAGCGGGGACGGTTCAGCCATAGTGCTGAATTGTGCAG ATGCAGATGAGAGTCTGTGGTCTCTGTACCACCTGATCACGCTAGGAAGCGCTGGAGGTGTGCTGCTCCTGGCTGTGACTATAGCAGTTAtcaccagctgctgctgctgttatatGAAGAAGCAGAGATACAGTCCAGTCCATCAAG AGGAGAATGGGATGGAACTGGTGCCGGTCTCCAAGAAACCTTCAAAGGAGCCTACCAGTCAAGATGAGGTCCTGGCAGAGGATGCAAGGCTGGTCTGCTTGATAAAGGACACAGAGCAGG CAGGCCCGGACCCCAGCCAGGTCACCTCAGAAGAGAGAAAGGACAGGCACGCCAAGGTCAGCATCGAGAACTGA
- the LOC115077075 gene encoding uncharacterized protein LOC115077075 isoform X1, with amino-acid sequence MTCNAPLPLLCLLALIYILNGWTAASGKLIKVYGIPNGSAVFRLEKRNLENSSVTWRKGNKALSCHPDLAPQCKILDDGALLLLEKLSWGDEGNYTAEVLGYQSNDTENDTREFLLKLLENIPEPSPTIEVTCLGDGRRILSCERGMKGHAHWALDGRNLTEAEVSLKDNGSKLFICQVQNPIRSGDGSAIVLNCADADESLWSLYHLITLGSAGGVLLLAVTIAVITSCCCCYMKKQRYSPVHQEENGMELVPVSKKPSKEPTSQDEVLAEDARLVCLIKDTEQALEENEFPPPDAFIEQTQMHDNKERCTMKDELPDVSDMVENAKPGPDPSQVTSEERKDRHAKVSIEN; translated from the exons GCTGGACAGCTGCTTCTGGGAAGCTGATCAAGGTATACGGGATCCCTAACGGGTCAGCTGTCTTCCGTCTGGAAAAGCGGAACCTGGAGAATTCTTCAGTCACCTGGAGAAAGGGAAACAAGGCCCTGAGCTGCCACCCTGACCTCGCCCCACAGTGCAAGATCTTGGATGATGGGGCTCTGCTGCTGCTAGAGAAGCTGTCCTGGGGAGATGAAGGGAATTACACAGCCGAGGTCCTTGGTTACCAGAGCAATGACACCGAGAACGACACCAGGGAGTTCCTGCTGAAGCTGCTCG AAAATATTCCAGAACCAAGCCCCACGATTGAAGTCACCTGCCTTGGAGATGGCAGAAGAATTTTATCCTGTGAAAGAGGCATGAAGGGCCATGCCCACTGGGCCCTGGACGGAAGAAATCTAACGGAGGCAGAAGTCTCCTTAAAAGACAATGGAAGCAAGCTTTTCATCTGCCAGGTCCAAAACCCCATCCGGAGCGGGGACGGTTCAGCCATAGTGCTGAATTGTGCAG ATGCAGATGAGAGTCTGTGGTCTCTGTACCACCTGATCACGCTAGGAAGCGCTGGAGGTGTGCTGCTCCTGGCTGTGACTATAGCAGTTAtcaccagctgctgctgctgttatatGAAGAAGCAGAGATACAGTCCAGTCCATCAAG AGGAGAATGGGATGGAACTGGTGCCGGTCTCCAAGAAACCTTCAAAGGAGCCTACCAGTCAAGATGAGGTCCTGGCAGAGGATGCAAGGCTGGTCTGCTTGATAAAGGACACAGAGCAGG CTTTGGAGGAGAATGAGTTTCCGCCTCCTGATGCATTCATTGAGCAGACCCAGATGCATGATAACAAGGAGAGGTGCACAATGAAGGATGAGCTGCCTGACGTCTCTGACATGGTGGAAAACGCGAAGCCCG GCCCGGACCCCAGCCAGGTCACCTCAGAAGAGAGAAAGGACAGGCACGCCAAGGTCAGCATCGAGAACTGA